A genomic region of Dreissena polymorpha isolate Duluth1 chromosome 4, UMN_Dpol_1.0, whole genome shotgun sequence contains the following coding sequences:
- the LOC127878250 gene encoding fibropellin-1-like produces MQKERFSLTDIDECVGNPCKNGATCINGQNKYTCTCAGGWQGTNCDQDINECATNPCKNGATCNNLVNMYTCTCTGGWQGTNCDQDIDECATNPCKNGASCINGQNQYTCTCAAGWQGTNCDHDINECATNPCMNGATCINGQNKYTCTCKGGWQGTNCDQDINECIQNPCKNEATCSNHDNGYTCACTAGWVGQNCDSDVDWCVGNPCQNGATCTSWQTTYQCQCVAGWTGSNCTKDINECANNPCKNGATCINGQNKYTCTCAAGWQGTNCDQDIDECSNSPCQNGGTCINGQNSFTCTCGDGFNGNTCQNVGTGCSASPCKNGATCTSAGSSFTCLCTSGWGGTNCDLEKVNGQWGPWTNPSECSVTCGEGIATRARTCNKPRPANGGALCEGNPLLKVKCENSKCPSAGFGSSYVNKCPKNYFTCASGKITCIEDSFVCDCTNDCDDSSDEQPKWAGCQSFCAGKNGAQGQSATSVTMLMTSLLVVCTRLFS; encoded by the exons ATGCAAAAAG AACGATTTTCTCTTACAGACATAGACGAGTGTGTGGGCAATCCATGCAAGAATGGAGCCACGTGCATCAATGGGCAGAACAAGTACACGTGCACGTGTGCTGGAGGTTGGCAGGGAACCAATTGTGACCAAG ACATCAACGAGTGTGCCACCAACCCGTGTAAGAACGGAGCCACGTGcaacaatcttgttaacatgtACACGTGCACGTGTACAGGAGGATGGCAGGGAACCAACTGTGACCAAG ACATCGACGAGTGTGCCACCAATCCATGCAAGAACGGGGCCTCGTGCATCAATGGACAGAACCAGTACACGTGCACGTGTGCTGCAGGTTGGCAGGGAACCAACTGTGACCATG ACATCAACGAGTGTGCCACCAATCCTTGTATGAACGGAGCCACGTGCATCAATGGGCAGAACAAGTACACGTGCACGTGTAAAGGGGGATGGCAAGGAACCAACTGTGACCAAG ACATCAACGAGTGTATACAGAATCCCTGCAAGAACGAAGCTACTTGCAGTAACCATGACAACGGCTACACCTGTGCATGTACCGCTGGGTGGGTGGGTCAAAATTGTGACTCGG ATGTTGACTGGTGTGTCGGAAATCCGTGCCAGAACGGAGCCACTTGCACTTCATGGCAGACAACATACCAGTGTCAGTGTGTAGCTGGTTGGACCGGGAGCAACTGCACGAAAG ATATCAACGAGTGTGCCAACAACCCGTGTAAGAACGGAGCCACGTGCATCAATGGGCAGAACAAGTACACGTGCACGTGTGCTGCAGGTTGGCAGGGAACCAACTGTGACCAAG ATATCGACGAATGCTCTAATAGCCCGTGTCAAAACGGCGGCACGTGTATCAACGGACAGAATAGTTTCACGTGCACATGCGGGGATGGCTTCAATGGAAACACGTGTCAAAATG TTGGAACGGGCTGCAGCGCGTCCCCGTGCAAGAACGGAGCTACGTGCACATCCGCGGGTAGTTCATTCACGTGCTTATGTACGTCGGGATGGGGAGGCACGAACTGCGACCTGG AAAAGGTCAACGGCCAATGGGGACCATGGACTAACCCTAGTGAATGCAGTGTAACCTGTGGGGAAGGAATAGCCACGAGAGCAAG GACCTGCAACAAGCCCCGTCCGGCGAACGGTGGAGCGCTTTGTGAGGGCAATCCTTTATTGAAGGTCAAATGCGAGAACAGCAAGTGTCCATCCGCTGGCTTTGGTAGTTCATACGTGAAC AAATGTCCGAAGAATTACTTCACTTGCGCAAGTGGAAAAATCACGTGCATCGAGGACTCATTCGTCTGTGATTGTACAAATGACTGTGACGATTCGAGTGACGAGCAGCCGAAATGGGCCGGATGTCAGTCCTTCTGCGCAGGAAAGAACGGCGCGCAGG GTCAAAGTGCTACGTCAGTGACGATGCTGATGACGTCACTTCTCGTTGTTTGTACGCGGTTGTTCAGCTAA